In Alteromonas macleodii, the sequence AAATTGTAAGTTCTCTGAGCCTTGCTCACAGACTAAATAGGCGGTAGAGCCTAGCATCACCGGCTGACCTTTATATTTGCCACCACAGCTCTGTGAGGGCGTCCATTTTGCATCAGACAATCTGAAATCGTAAGGTTGTCCGTCGGCAATCAGTTCAACATCTACTGTCCAACCTGAGTCCGATGGTTTGAACTTATAGCTCGCATCGGCTTCCCACCAATTAAACACGCCTCTTAAAAACATGTTTTCAAATTGAATGCGTGGCACTTCCGGTGCTATTTCTGGGATCTTAAAACTTCCACTGCTTGAACACGCCGACAGGGCTATGCACATAGAAGCAATAGTTAGTAACTTTTTCACAGTTTCTCCCTTTATAAAAAAGCCCAACGTAAGGGTTGGGCTTTCATTTATTGCAGCATTAAACTGCATTAACGTTAACTAGCCTTATGACTTCGCAAGAATTGAAATATCTGCGGTAGTAAGGAAAAGTTGCCTCAAAAGCGATAGCAAAGCAAGTCGGTTATTCTTAACTGCTTCGTCATCTGCCATAACCATTACGTTATCAAAGAAGTTATCGATTACATTACGTAGCGTAGCAAGTGCCGACAGAATACGTGTGTAATCATGCGAAGGTAGCGCGTTATCCACTTCTTTTTGTGCGGCTATTAAGTCAGCATAAAGCGCTTTTTCAGCATCTTCAGCTAAAAGTGACTCATCAATGTTAGCCGAGTTAGTCACATCTACTTTTTGCTTAGCAAGAATATTTGCTACGCGTTTGTTAGCGGCAGCTAACGCCTCCGCCTCTTCTAATGCCTTGAATTTATCAACCGCATAGACACGAGCTAGATAATCAGATGGCTTAGTAGGGCGACGGGCTGCTACGGCTTGGATAACGTCAATGGCGATAGCTTGATCTTGTAAGAGGGCATTGAAGCGACCTAATACAAAATCAACAACCTGCGTTTGTGTTTCAGCATTTGTTAATTTATTGCCATATACCTCGATTGCTTTGCTTACAAGTGTTTCAAGGTCTAAAGGCAGCGATAGCTCGGTAACAATACGTAAAACACCGATGGCTGCACGACGAAGCGCAAACGGGTCTTTATCACCTTTTGGCAGCTGGCCAATACCGAATATACCAACTAGTGTATCAAGTTTGTCAGCAAGGGCTACTGATGCGCTTACGCCAGAACTAGGGAGGGCGTCGCCAGCAAAACGCGGCATATATTGTTCGTACAGCGCTTCAGCAACAGGTGCATCTTCACCGTCGTTTAACGCATAGTATTTACCCATAACGCCCTGAACGTCTGGAAACTCCATAACCATGTTCGACATTAAGTCGGTTTTAGCTAGAAGACCAGCCCGTGCTGCTTGTGTTTCATTCGCATCTATCTGCGAAGCGATAAACGCCGATAGGGCAGAAATACGTTCAGACTTTTCTTTAAGCGTTCCAAGCTGCTTTTGGAATAACACGGTTTCTAAGCTTTCAAGACGGCTTTCTAGCGTTGTCTTTTTATCGCTGTTAAAGAAGAACTCTGCATCGGCAAGGCGAGGGCGGATAACCTTCTCATTACCTGAGATAACTTGAGATGCGTCATGGCTTTCAATATTCGTCACAAACAAGAAAGTGTTAGAAAGTGCGCCATCACTATCAAGCAGCGGCACATACTTCTGGTCGTCTTTCATTGTGTAGATAAGTGCTTCTTTCGGCACTTCTAAGAAACCCTTATCGAATCCTGCTTGCAGCACTACAGGCCACTCTACCAGGGAAGCAATTTCTTCCAGCAGTTCTTCGTCGTAATCTGGCTTAAGCGATAAGTTTTTGGCTGCGTCTTCTAATTGCTGACGCACTTTATCTTTACGCGCCTCAAAATCTGCCAACACATATTGTTGCTCTAATGCAGAGGCGTAGTTGTCAGCATGATCAAGCTCAAAACGACCTTCGCCGTGGAATCGATGACCTTGAACAACGCGGCCGCTTGTTAGGCCCAATACTGAAACGTTAACCACTTCGCTTCCATAAAGCACACAAAGGGTGTGCACAGGGCGAATAAACTGAGTGTTGTAGTTACCCCAGCGCATAGGCTTTGGAATAGGTAACTTGCTTACTGCTTGATTAATCAAACCTTCTAACAACTCAGCAATAGTTTGACCAGGCACATGTGCTTTATGAAGAAGCCATTCACCTTTATCCGTAACCAAACGCTCTGCGTCAGAAACGTCTATACCGTTACCGCGTGCCCAACCTTGAGCTGCCTTAGTGGGGTTGCCATCAGCGTCAAATGCCGCAGATACTGCAGGGCCGCGCTTCTCTACTACTTTGTCAGCCTGACCTTCAGCAAGACCTGAAACGTAAACCGCTAAGCGGCGAGGGGCGGCAAACCAGCTAACTGAGTCAAAGCTTAAGTCAGCTTGGCTAAGTGCTGCTTCAAATTGTGTGGCGAAGGCTTCGCCCAAAGACTTAAGTGCTTTTGGTGGTAACTCTTCAGTACCTAATTCAACTAAACAATTTTCTGTACGCACGCTTATGCCTCCTTGTTACATAGCGGGAAGCCTAGTGCTTCACGTGCTTGGTAATAGCTCTCTGCACACGCTTTAGCCAGCGTACGAACGCGAAGAATATAGCGTTGGCGTTCTGTTACTGAAATAGCATGACGTGCATCAAGCAAGTTAAATGCGTGAGATGCCTTCATAACCTGCTCATAAGCGGGTAGCGGAAGGTTGTTCTCAATTAGCTTTTTACTTTCGGCTTCACACTCGTCAAAAGTTCTAAACAGGGCTTCCACGTTGGCGTGTTCAAAGTTATACGTAGATTGTTCTACTTCGTTTTGATGGAATACATCACCATAGGTGACTTTACCCATTGGGCCATCAGTCCATACTAGGTCATAGATACTATCTACACCTTGAACGTACATAGCTAGTCGCTCTAAGCCGTAGGTGATTTCACCAGTAACAGGCTTACATTCAAGGCCGCCTACTTGTTGGAAGTAGGTGAACTGAGTCACTTCCATACCGTTAAGCCATACTTCCCAACCTAGTCCCCACGCACCAAGCGTCGGTGATTCCCAGTTGTCTTCTACAAAGCGAATATCATGAACCAGCGGATCAAAGCCTAACTCTTTCAAAGAGCCCAAGTACAACTCCTGAATATTGTCAGGTGAAGGCTTAAGCATTACTTGGAACTGATAGTAATGCTGTAAGCGATTTGGGTTCTCACCGTAACGACCATCGGTGGGTCTACGGCATGGTTGAACATAGGCGCTACTCATTGGCTCTGGACCTAAAGAACGTAGGAATGTCATAGGGTGAAAAGTACCTGCACCCACTTCCATATCCAGAGGCTGAATAATAACGCAGCCCTGACGCGCCCAATAATCTTGAAACGCAAGGATCAACCCTTGAAAGGTTTTAATATCGTATTTCTGCATACATCCGCTGCTTATTAGTTAACTGACTTAAAATTGAGGTGGGATAGTATACAATTTGTGAGGCATAGTATGTAGGTGTAAAGGGTGAAAAAACGTCACGAATACAGGCAATATGCCACTTCACAACAAGGATTTAATCTTAAGCCATGACCAATCAATTAAAAACAGCACAAAACAGGCCATTACACCGATGCGGTTGGGTGAGCAATGACCCTATTTATCTGGCTTATCATGACAACGAATGGGGTGTACCTGAGCTAGATAGCCGAGCGTTGTTTGCTAAATTATGCCTAGATGGTCAGCAAGCAGGCTTGTCTTGGTTAACTATCCTTAAAAAGCAGCAGAATTTTGAGCGGGCATTTCACCAGTTTGATCCTGAGAAAATCGCGACGATGGGCCCTACTGATGTCGAAAGGCTAATGTACGACAGCGGTATAATCAGAAACAAGCTTAAAATAGAGTCTGTAGTTAAAAATGCTAAAGGGTATCTGGCCATAGAAGAAACACAGTCATTTAGCGAGTTTATTTGGCAATTCACAGGCGGACGTACTGTGATAAATGCTTGGGATAACTTTAAGCAGGCCCCCACCTCTACCGACGCATCGAAAGCGATGTCAAAAGCATTAAAAAAGTACGGGTTTAATTTTGTAGGCGAAACAATTTGCTACGCTTTTATGCAGGCAGTGGGAATGGTTAATGATCACGAAGTAGGGTGTCACTGTTATCAGCGTACCTGTGACTTAGCGATAAAGTGATATGGTAAGATGGTAAGGGACACAACATTGAGTGTAGAAATTAATTCATAAAAAACAAAAAAGACCGAGCACCTAGTGATGTTCGGTCTTTTTTATATATGCCTGTCGCTAAAGCTTTTGTTTTTACGCAATAGCGTTACATTCTTATTGAGCGCTTATCAAGGTTTCACAGTAGGCTTTAAGCGGTGGCAATTCATCCAATACCTTAGACTCGTATTCAGACTCAATTTGCTCTCGTGCGATATCCTGTTTTCTTCGCTCATTTTTGGGAAGTTGTTGTCTTGCCTCTAAAATCGCAAAGCCACTGACTTCGGTAAAAAGTGCGTGAACTTGCGGATACTGCGCTTTAAAGTCAGGTGGTGAATTAATAGGAAGGGCGTTAAGCAAATTAACGATGCGGATAACACCTTCTGATAAATCACATTGTTGTTGTTCCATTGCTTTAGCAATCACTATGATGCTATCAGTGATATTAGCAATGCGAGATTGCCTTGCGGCTTCCTGTCGAGCTTTCTGCTGCTTCAGCATAAACAGCAGTTTGCCTGCGTAAAAGCCAAGCCCGACAATAATGAGTAGCGCAATGCCTGAAAGTACTGCCCAAAGCATAACGTTTTCCTGTTTCTATTAATGCTTAAAGTCGTCGATGTTAATAGCGTCTAAATCGTTAAACGGATCCATATCGTCGTCTTCATCATCTTCTTCCACTATACCTAGCAGATCGCAAAGGATGCGATGGCGCGCCATTTTTTCATCTACGTATGCTTGTTGCTCGCGAGTAAGCGGCTTGTCATCATCAAGCTTATCAAGTAAATCTGTTAAGCGTTGGTCCGCTTCTAGAGCGGCCAACTCTTGGGCTGGAGTAGCGTACTTTTTCTTTTGAGCTGGGGTTGGTGTTACTGCTGTTTTTACAAGCTGAACAGGCTTCTTGCTGCCGTGACGAGGATCTTTATTCTCAGCGCTCTTTTTGCCAGTTACTTTTTTCTGTTCAACATTGTGACGACTACCTGCAGGCTTGCCCTTGTGCTTTTTAGGGCGAGGCGAGTCTGATTTACGGTTTTCGCTAGGTTTAAAGTCAGGGTCTTTACGAACGCCGATTTGACCGACTTTACGTGATTTCTTTGAACGTGCCATAATTTCCAAATAACAAAGAGAGTGAAAAAACAACGCTATTATAGCGCGAATTCGTGTCTACGTATTGATCTTTGGGTGTGCGGTTAAAAATCAATACACCATAAAGGTAGTCATAGATAATCTATTTTAGCGCTTCTTCAATAGGACAACGTCATTTGCTGGAAAACTCACATCATAACCGTATCTTTGTGCTAGGTAGTGAAAGGTTTTTTCGCTGAAGAAGCTTACATGTGTGATGTCGTTTTTATAATGCCAATTTGCAAAGCGGGCTTTATCGAGCACGCGTTTTGTCATGATGGCAAGAACCCCGCCAGGGGCAACAAGTTTGTTGAACAGCGCCCATTCCACGTGAGGGGCGTGAAAGTGTTCGATAGCCTCAGTACAAGTTACAATGTCGTAGCTTCTCTCAAGTACCTTTAGGGTCGGGGCATAGAAGGGGTCGTATGTACTCATATTCACCCCTTCATCTGACAGCATGCTTGCGAGAACAGGCGCCGGGCCACAGCCAAAGTCTAATCCAGATAGCGCTGGCGCGTTACTCGCTTTTATAAAAGGTGAAAGCGGCGTTAAAACCTTTCCTAAAAACTTTCTATATCCTTCATCTTCGAAGCTGTTTTCGTGAAGGTCATATTCCTGTTTTTCTATTTCTTTTGACGGTAGGAATGCAGGTGAAACATAAACAAGGTCGCATTGATTACAATGAAGGTATTCCCGCTTTTTATCAGTATGGTAGTGAGACGATGTATTAGCGCTTTGACATAAAGGACAAGACATAAAGGGCGGATATTAATAAAGGGGCTAAAAAAGAAAAAGGTGATGGTTTTCACCATCACCTTACATTGTATGAGTGTCAGATGACACCTCTCCCGTTATACACATCTATGTGTAGCTGGCTTCCCTAGCTGTGCTCCCCTTATTTTTATTTTTAGCAGAGCTGTATTGTTGTTTTTGGCCCTCGTGGCTCTTTATCCCGTCTTCCATGCTGCATTTTTATTATTATTCTTGTTATTTAGTTTGTAGATTTTCAAAGGCACCTACAAACTACGCCGTTAGATTACACGAATAATTTTAAAATACAACTTTTTCGGTAACAAAAATTTAACAACAACGTGTGAAAACGGTAAGGCTTAGTGTAAGCCTGCGATATAGTTAGATAAAATTTCGATATCTTCGTCGGTTAATTTCATCGCAATATCACGCATCATGCCATTCATATCGTTGTGACGTTGACCAGAACGGAAAGCCTTTAGCTGAGATGCAGTGTAGGTAGCATGCTGTCCGCTGATGTCAGGGAAGCCTGCTAATGCCATACCGTTACCTTTAGGTCCATGGCAAGCGATACATGCTGTAACGCCACGTGACTCGTCACCACCTTGATAAAGTGCGCGTCCAGCTTCTACATATTGCTCAGGCGTTTCGCCCGCTTTAGGCTCTTGGCTTGAGAAATAAGCAGCTAGGTCTTTCATGTCTTGCTCTGATAGTGGAGCAGCCATGCCATTCATAACAGCATTGTTACGACCTTCCTCGCCACCCGTTTGAGAGGCAAGTTTAAATTCGGTTAATTGCTTAACAATGTACTTCTCATGCTGGCCAGCAAGTTTTGGGTTCATGTCAATCATGCTGTTGCCATCAGGGCCATGACAGGCTGCACATACTGCAGATTTCGCTTTACCTGCCTCGGCGTCGCCTTCTGCCATAGCAGTTGCGCTCAAACCCAAAGACATACACACCAACAAACACAGTTTTTTCATAATAAATCTCTTAAATGGATCCAACGGCTCGCGTGATATACGTGATATCATGCGTATTTTACACATTTAACGCGTCAGAAAAACCTATTCCATGATAAAACTATGGTTTTTAGCTGGTTTATTCATTAAAAAACTGTAAACCAAAGGTTGAGACGCATGTGGAGGTAAGTCTAGATGTCGTATTACACCAAAGCAAAATTCTTTACGAGTGCACCTGACATTCGTCATTTAAAGAATGACAGCGGTATTGAAGTTGCGTTTGCGGGTCGCTCGAATGCGGGCAAGTCGAGTGCGCTAAATACATTAACCCGTCAAAGAAACTTGGCGAGAACCAGTAAAACACCAGGTCGTACTCAATTAATCAATGTATTTGAATTAGAGGAAGACTTACGCCTTGTCGATTTGCCGGGTTACGGATTTGCTAAAGTCCCGGTTGCGATGAAAAAGAAGTGGCAAGCGTCATTAGGTGAATACCTTCAAAAGCGTAAGTCGCTAAAAGGTTTGGTGGTGCTAATGGATATTCGTCATCCATTTAAGGATTTAGACCAAGACCTCATTCATTGGGCTGTGGCATCTGATATTCCAGTACTCGCGCTTCTTACTAAAGCCGATAAACTCAAAAGCGGAAAGCGCAAAGCACAACTATTAATGGCTCGTGAAGCTGCTATGGCATTTATGGGTGATGTGACGGTACAAACCTTTTCATCATTAAATAAACATGGTTTACCAGAGCTAGAGCGTATCTTAGATTCATGGTTTGGGTTGGGCAAATCAGTTGATGAAGACACATCCGATAGTGAAGTCCAGTAACGTTAACGGTGAATTTCACTTGTGCTGACTTAGTGTATTTAGTGGGAAAACTAGATGCGCTAGAAAAAAGAACGCCCCGCATAGAGCGAGGCGTAAACTGAGAGAAAACACATAAAAACCGTAGATATAGAGTAGCAGTAATCAAAGAAGTTCAGGAAAAATAGAAAGAAAAATCACTTAAATTGTTATGTGTCTGATATTTAAAGGTTATTTGTTTTCTACAGACATAAAAAAACCCCGACAAAACTGTCGGGGTTAAAGCAAAGGTTTGAAAACAGCTTTCTCACCTCTGTACCCTACATGTGTAATATTACAACAAAGCACAGAAAAGGCAAGGGCGTTATGTAATTAAATTACCAAATTTAATGAAAATGAACGGCCTTTTAATGTGAAAACTGTAATCTAATTACCAAACTAATGAGCTTCATCCCAGTTTTCGCCCACTCCAGCCTCAACAACCAGTGGTACATTAAGCGTAGCTGCGCTTTCCATAAGTGCAGTAATAGTAGAGACATAGGTCTCAACCTTGTCTTCTTTTATTTCGAAAACCAATTCATCATGCACTTGCATCATCATGGTTACATCGTCAGATGCATTTTTTCTGATCCAGTCGTCAACTTTAATCATGGCCATTTTAATAATGTCTGCCGCCGTACCTTGCATTGGCGCATTGATTGCTGCGCGCTCCGCACCTTTGCGGCGTGCGCCATTACTTGCTTTAATATCAGGCAAGTATAGCCTGCGACCAAATACCGTTTCTACATAACCCTTTTCTTTTGCACTCTCACGAGTAGAGTCCATATATTCAAGCACACCAGGGTAGCGCTCAAAGTAAAGGTCCATGTATTTTTGGGCTTCGTTGCGTGGAATATTCAGTTGTTTAGATAGTCCAAACGCACTCATACCGTAAATTAAGCCGAAGTTAATCGCTTTTGCACTGCGTCGCTGCTCGGTCGTTACCTCATCAAGCGGTACGCCGAATACTTCCGCAGCGGTTGCTTTGTGTATATCTTTGCCATGAGCAAAGGCATCAAGTAGGCCTTTATCGCCGGAAAGGTGCGCCATAATACGCAGCTCAATTTGAGAGTAGTCAGCTGCGACAAACTTATTTCCTTCCCTTGGAACAAAAGCCTGGCGTACGCGACGACCTTCTTCATTGCGAATAGGAATGTTTTGTAAATTAGGATCGGTTGAAGAAAGACGCCCTGTTGCCGTTACCGCTTGATGATAAGACGTATGCACCCGACCTGTACGATGATTGATCATCTTAGGAAGTTTATCGGTGTAGGTATTCTTTAGCTTAGTTAAGCCGCGGTATTCCATGATCTTTTTAGGCAGCGGATACTCAAGCGCCAGTTCTTGAAGTACATCCTCAGAGGTAGAGGGCGCTCCTTTTGGCGTTTTCTTGATAATTGGCAGCGACATCTTTTCAAATAGAACATGCTGAAGTTGTTTTGTTGAGCCTAAGTTGAATGGCTCGCCCGCTTCCTCATGAACCTCACTTTCTAGCTCGGCAATACGACTAGCAAGATCTTGGCTTTGTTGACTAAGTCTCTGGCTGTCAATCAATACGCCTTCTTGCTCCATGCGAGAAAGAACGCACGCGAGAGGAACTTCAACGTCTATCAACAAGTTTTTAAGCTCCGGAATATCTTTTAACTTTGTCCAAATAGCGTTATGTAAGCGAAGCGTAATATCAGCATCTTCTGCTGCATATGGGCCTGCTTCTTCTAGGTTAATTTGGTTAAAGGTAAGCTGTTTTGCGCCTTTGCCAGCAATTTCTTCAAAGTGAATGGTTTTATGACCAAGATAAGCTAGAGCTAGTGAGTCCATATCGTGGCGCTGGGCGGTGCTGTTTAGTACATAGCTTTCAAGCATGGTGTCAAAGCCAATGCCATTTAAGGTTATGTCATAGTTTGCTAATACATTTTTATCGTACTTAATATGCTGGCCTACTTTGATAACCTTGTCTGATTCCAAAATAGGTTTTAATGCCTCTAGTACAAACTCACGCGATAGCTGTGCCGGTGCATCTGGGTAATCATGGGCTACAGGTACGTAAGCTGCTTCACCTTCTTCTATACAAAATGAAACGCCAACTAATTCGGCATCCATGTAGTTAAGGCTAGTAGTTTCGGTATCAAAGGCAATTAATTCTGCTTTTTCAAGCTTAGCAATCCAAGCGTTAAAGCGCGCTTCATCAAGTACGGTTTCGTATTTCGATTTGTCGATATCTACCGAAGTACTTTGCTCACTTTCTTGTGCATTGCTGTTATCTTCACTGCTAGTCGTTTCACTATTTGAGGTATCACCGCCCGCCATAAGCGCGCTTACTTCTGTATGCCAGCGTTTAAATTCATACTCAGCAAATAGATCGCGAAGTTGTTCGTTATCAGCTTGGCTAGGCATCAAGGCTTCAACATCATAGTCTAGGTCAAGATCGATGCTAATAGTGGCTAGGGTATAAGAGAGTCGTGCTTGCTCCTCGTACTCCTGCATTTTAGCCGCCATTGACTTGCTACCTCTAAACGATAGATCGGCGATTTTATCCAAATTCTTATAAATATCGTCGATACCGCCAATACCATTAAGTAAGGCTTGAGCACTTTTATCGCCTACACCAGGTACGCCGGGTATGTTATCTACCTTGTCGCCTTTTAGTGCAAGGAAGTCGATCACAAGCTCTGGTGGAATGCCAAACTTAGTATTTACACCTTCAACGTCCATTACCTGATTGGTCATGGTGTTGATCAAGGTGACATGTTCATTCACCAATTGCGCCATATCTTTGTCACCGGTGCTGATAAGGGTATCAATACCTTTCTCTGTGGCATGTTTGGCTAAGGTACCTATAACGTCGTCCGCTTCTACGCCCGACTCTACAATGACAGGTAAGCCCATTGCCTTGATGATGGTATGTAATGGTTCGATCTGGCTTCTTAGCTCATCCGGCATAGGTGGACGATTCGCTTTATACTCTTTGTAGATGTCGTCGCGAAAAGTTTTTCCTTTGGCATCAAAAATTACCGCCATGTGCGTAGGGTTGTATTGCTTGATCAAGCTTTTGAGCATGTTCACAACACCATAAATGGCACCGGTATCTTGGCC encodes:
- the glyS gene encoding glycine--tRNA ligase subunit beta, giving the protein MRTENCLVELGTEELPPKALKSLGEAFATQFEAALSQADLSFDSVSWFAAPRRLAVYVSGLAEGQADKVVEKRGPAVSAAFDADGNPTKAAQGWARGNGIDVSDAERLVTDKGEWLLHKAHVPGQTIAELLEGLINQAVSKLPIPKPMRWGNYNTQFIRPVHTLCVLYGSEVVNVSVLGLTSGRVVQGHRFHGEGRFELDHADNYASALEQQYVLADFEARKDKVRQQLEDAAKNLSLKPDYDEELLEEIASLVEWPVVLQAGFDKGFLEVPKEALIYTMKDDQKYVPLLDSDGALSNTFLFVTNIESHDASQVISGNEKVIRPRLADAEFFFNSDKKTTLESRLESLETVLFQKQLGTLKEKSERISALSAFIASQIDANETQAARAGLLAKTDLMSNMVMEFPDVQGVMGKYYALNDGEDAPVAEALYEQYMPRFAGDALPSSGVSASVALADKLDTLVGIFGIGQLPKGDKDPFALRRAAIGVLRIVTELSLPLDLETLVSKAIEVYGNKLTNAETQTQVVDFVLGRFNALLQDQAIAIDVIQAVAARRPTKPSDYLARVYAVDKFKALEEAEALAAANKRVANILAKQKVDVTNSANIDESLLAEDAEKALYADLIAAQKEVDNALPSHDYTRILSALATLRNVIDNFFDNVMVMADDEAVKNNRLALLSLLRQLFLTTADISILAKS
- the glyQ gene encoding glycine--tRNA ligase subunit alpha; the protein is MQKYDIKTFQGLILAFQDYWARQGCVIIQPLDMEVGAGTFHPMTFLRSLGPEPMSSAYVQPCRRPTDGRYGENPNRLQHYYQFQVMLKPSPDNIQELYLGSLKELGFDPLVHDIRFVEDNWESPTLGAWGLGWEVWLNGMEVTQFTYFQQVGGLECKPVTGEITYGLERLAMYVQGVDSIYDLVWTDGPMGKVTYGDVFHQNEVEQSTYNFEHANVEALFRTFDECEAESKKLIENNLPLPAYEQVMKASHAFNLLDARHAISVTERQRYILRVRTLAKACAESYYQAREALGFPLCNKEA
- a CDS encoding DNA-3-methyladenine glycosylase I; amino-acid sequence: MTNQLKTAQNRPLHRCGWVSNDPIYLAYHDNEWGVPELDSRALFAKLCLDGQQAGLSWLTILKKQQNFERAFHQFDPEKIATMGPTDVERLMYDSGIIRNKLKIESVVKNAKGYLAIEETQSFSEFIWQFTGGRTVINAWDNFKQAPTSTDASKAMSKALKKYGFNFVGETICYAFMQAVGMVNDHEVGCHCYQRTCDLAIK
- a CDS encoding DUF2489 domain-containing protein, giving the protein MLWAVLSGIALLIIVGLGFYAGKLLFMLKQQKARQEAARQSRIANITDSIIVIAKAMEQQQCDLSEGVIRIVNLLNALPINSPPDFKAQYPQVHALFTEVSGFAILEARQQLPKNERRKQDIAREQIESEYESKVLDELPPLKAYCETLISAQ
- the yihI gene encoding Der GTPase-activating protein YihI, coding for MARSKKSRKVGQIGVRKDPDFKPSENRKSDSPRPKKHKGKPAGSRHNVEQKKVTGKKSAENKDPRHGSKKPVQLVKTAVTPTPAQKKKYATPAQELAALEADQRLTDLLDKLDDDKPLTREQQAYVDEKMARHRILCDLLGIVEEDDEDDDMDPFNDLDAINIDDFKH
- a CDS encoding class I SAM-dependent methyltransferase — its product is MSCPLCQSANTSSHYHTDKKREYLHCNQCDLVYVSPAFLPSKEIEKQEYDLHENSFEDEGYRKFLGKVLTPLSPFIKASNAPALSGLDFGCGPAPVLASMLSDEGVNMSTYDPFYAPTLKVLERSYDIVTCTEAIEHFHAPHVEWALFNKLVAPGGVLAIMTKRVLDKARFANWHYKNDITHVSFFSEKTFHYLAQRYGYDVSFPANDVVLLKKR
- a CDS encoding c-type cytochrome: MKKLCLLVCMSLGLSATAMAEGDAEAGKAKSAVCAACHGPDGNSMIDMNPKLAGQHEKYIVKQLTEFKLASQTGGEEGRNNAVMNGMAAPLSEQDMKDLAAYFSSQEPKAGETPEQYVEAGRALYQGGDESRGVTACIACHGPKGNGMALAGFPDISGQHATYTASQLKAFRSGQRHNDMNGMMRDIAMKLTDEDIEILSNYIAGLH
- the yihA gene encoding ribosome biogenesis GTP-binding protein YihA/YsxC; translation: MSYYTKAKFFTSAPDIRHLKNDSGIEVAFAGRSNAGKSSALNTLTRQRNLARTSKTPGRTQLINVFELEEDLRLVDLPGYGFAKVPVAMKKKWQASLGEYLQKRKSLKGLVVLMDIRHPFKDLDQDLIHWAVASDIPVLALLTKADKLKSGKRKAQLLMAREAAMAFMGDVTVQTFSSLNKHGLPELERILDSWFGLGKSVDEDTSDSEVQ
- the polA gene encoding DNA polymerase I gives rise to the protein MPDSKKPPFILVDGSSYLFRAFHGLPPLTNSKGQDTGAIYGVVNMLKSLIKQYNPTHMAVIFDAKGKTFRDDIYKEYKANRPPMPDELRSQIEPLHTIIKAMGLPVIVESGVEADDVIGTLAKHATEKGIDTLISTGDKDMAQLVNEHVTLINTMTNQVMDVEGVNTKFGIPPELVIDFLALKGDKVDNIPGVPGVGDKSAQALLNGIGGIDDIYKNLDKIADLSFRGSKSMAAKMQEYEEQARLSYTLATISIDLDLDYDVEALMPSQADNEQLRDLFAEYEFKRWHTEVSALMAGGDTSNSETTSSEDNSNAQESEQSTSVDIDKSKYETVLDEARFNAWIAKLEKAELIAFDTETTSLNYMDAELVGVSFCIEEGEAAYVPVAHDYPDAPAQLSREFVLEALKPILESDKVIKVGQHIKYDKNVLANYDITLNGIGFDTMLESYVLNSTAQRHDMDSLALAYLGHKTIHFEEIAGKGAKQLTFNQINLEEAGPYAAEDADITLRLHNAIWTKLKDIPELKNLLIDVEVPLACVLSRMEQEGVLIDSQRLSQQSQDLASRIAELESEVHEEAGEPFNLGSTKQLQHVLFEKMSLPIIKKTPKGAPSTSEDVLQELALEYPLPKKIMEYRGLTKLKNTYTDKLPKMINHRTGRVHTSYHQAVTATGRLSSTDPNLQNIPIRNEEGRRVRQAFVPREGNKFVAADYSQIELRIMAHLSGDKGLLDAFAHGKDIHKATAAEVFGVPLDEVTTEQRRSAKAINFGLIYGMSAFGLSKQLNIPRNEAQKYMDLYFERYPGVLEYMDSTRESAKEKGYVETVFGRRLYLPDIKASNGARRKGAERAAINAPMQGTAADIIKMAMIKVDDWIRKNASDDVTMMMQVHDELVFEIKEDKVETYVSTITALMESAATLNVPLVVEAGVGENWDEAH